In Leptodesmis sichuanensis A121, the following are encoded in one genomic region:
- a CDS encoding type II toxin-antitoxin system HicB family antitoxin, translated as MYVGEVPQLKACYSQGETIDELMANSKEVIELSLEEGEIEDLSEFVGIQKVLV; from the coding sequence TTGTATGTTGGGGAAGTTCCTCAACTAAAAGCTTGCTATAGCCAGGGCGAAACGATTGATGAGTTGATGGCCAACAGCAAAGAAGTGATTGAATTATCTTTGGAAGAAGGAGAAATCGAAGACTTATCTGAGTTTGTTGGCATTCAGAAGGTTTTAGTTTAA
- a CDS encoding transposase, translating to MVFFEDECHLLWGDLCGYVWGKTNERIEVPITNERSRQTYYGAVNIYTQQCLIQASETGNSDGTIAFLQYLLSQCPNSRIALIWDGASYHRSQEVKQYLESVNQGLDESNWKITCIRFAPNDPKQNPIEDIWLQAKRFIREYYHLCQSFNVVKFLFELVTHHQTFSFPKLFTYGFFS from the coding sequence GTGGTCTTCTTTGAGGATGAATGCCATCTGTTGTGGGGGGACTTATGTGGGTATGTGTGGGGCAAAACAAACGAACGCATCGAGGTTCCCATCACCAATGAACGCAGCAGGCAGACTTACTATGGAGCCGTGAATATCTACACACAGCAGTGCCTGATTCAAGCATCTGAAACTGGCAATAGCGATGGCACGATTGCTTTTCTTCAATATCTGCTGAGCCAATGTCCGAACAGTCGGATTGCGTTGATTTGGGATGGAGCCAGCTATCATCGCTCCCAAGAGGTAAAACAGTATCTTGAATCGGTCAATCAAGGACTCGATGAGTCCAACTGGAAAATCACTTGCATTCGCTTTGCGCCCAATGATCCCAAGCAAAACCCAATTGAGGATATTTGGTTGCAGGCAAAGCGATTCATTCGAGAGTACTACCACTTGTGTCAATCGTTCAATGTCGTTAAGTTCCTCTTTGAGCTTGTGACTCACCACCAAACCTTTAGCTTTCCAAAGCTTTTTACCTATGGCTTTTTCTCATAA
- a CDS encoding P-loop NTPase family protein, whose product MVSQVEAPSLDAARRLAPSVEGLVQVFTCTHRNFFTNVMGQALRIAGQGTPVLVVQFLKGGIDQGFENPVQLGQNLHWIRCNLPRCIDTPHLDPEEVRSLVDLWQQTQAVILEKKYDLVVLDELSLAIHFGLISETEVLSFLNKRPRQVDVILTGPEMPKSILDVADQITELRRSHQP is encoded by the coding sequence ATGGTCTCCCAGGTAGAAGCCCCAAGCCTTGATGCGGCCCGTCGTCTTGCTCCATCAGTGGAAGGGTTAGTGCAAGTGTTCACCTGTACCCATCGCAACTTTTTTACGAATGTGATGGGACAGGCGTTGCGGATTGCTGGTCAGGGTACTCCAGTGCTGGTTGTACAGTTCCTGAAAGGGGGAATTGACCAGGGATTTGAGAATCCAGTGCAGTTAGGGCAGAATCTCCACTGGATCCGCTGTAATCTGCCCCGTTGTATTGATACACCCCATCTGGATCCGGAGGAGGTGCGATCGCTGGTAGATCTCTGGCAGCAAACCCAGGCCGTAATTCTGGAGAAAAAGTACGACCTGGTCGTTTTAGATGAGTTGAGCCTTGCCATTCACTTTGGCTTAATTTCAGAAACCGAAGTTCTATCCTTTCTGAATAAACGGCCTCGTCAGGTAGATGTCATTTTGACCGGGCCAGAAATGCCAAAATCCATTCTGGATGTGGCCGATCAGATTACTGAGTTGCGACGGAGCCATCAGCCTTAA
- a CDS encoding winged helix-turn-helix domain-containing protein, translating into MLPLLKAIFFASHPTLFEQAGISWKKTQKRNPKADPALVEKKTGDYGLVGGASAGDHLGRVGGLL; encoded by the coding sequence TTGCTGCCTCTCCTCAAAGCCATCTTTTTCGCATCGCACCCCACCCTGTTTGAGCAAGCTGGGATTAGCTGGAAGAAAACGCAAAAGCGCAATCCGAAGGCAGACCCAGCGTTAGTAGAGAAAAAAACAGGAGATTACGGCTTGGTTGGAGGCGCATCGGCAGGAGATCATCTCGGGCGAGTTGGTGGTCTTCTTTGA
- a CDS encoding DNA adenine methylase, with translation MAKVIAFGWYGGKFNHLNWLLPLLPEATHYCEPFGGSAAVLLNRKPAPVETYNDIDGEVVNFFRVLRDRQEELIQAIGLTPFSREELRSAVEEPIDDLSELERARRFFVRARQVRTGLAQTASAGRWAHCKLTSRAGMAGAVSRWLGSVEGLSEIVQRLLRVQIENSPAIEVIQRYDSEETLFYCDPPYPHDSRGDANAYGYEMTDNEHRQLAEVLKNVKGKVALSGYHCDLLDDLYQDWDYIEAPEKQCLSVKQPRTEVLWINYEVPKDAIAWLSQQKSSLPLFDSLPATWDNP, from the coding sequence ATGGCAAAAGTCATTGCTTTTGGTTGGTATGGTGGCAAGTTTAATCACCTGAACTGGCTTCTGCCCTTACTGCCAGAGGCGACTCATTATTGCGAACCTTTTGGTGGTTCTGCGGCTGTCTTATTGAACAGAAAGCCTGCTCCGGTTGAAACCTACAATGATATTGATGGGGAAGTGGTCAATTTTTTCCGTGTTTTGCGCGATCGCCAGGAAGAATTGATTCAAGCCATTGGGTTAACTCCCTTCTCCAGGGAAGAACTGAGGAGTGCAGTCGAAGAACCCATTGATGATCTCTCAGAGCTAGAGCGGGCACGGCGCTTTTTTGTGCGGGCACGGCAAGTGAGAACGGGACTAGCCCAAACCGCGAGTGCAGGACGATGGGCACATTGTAAGCTGACCAGTCGCGCAGGCATGGCAGGTGCAGTTTCTCGTTGGTTGGGAAGTGTGGAGGGATTATCTGAAATTGTGCAACGGTTGCTGCGGGTTCAGATAGAAAACTCTCCTGCGATCGAAGTGATTCAACGATATGACAGTGAGGAAACCTTGTTCTACTGTGATCCGCCCTATCCCCATGATTCACGGGGAGATGCGAATGCTTACGGCTATGAAATGACGGACAATGAGCATCGACAACTAGCTGAAGTTCTTAAAAACGTCAAAGGGAAAGTGGCTCTATCTGGCTATCACTGTGATTTATTAGACGATCTCTATCAGGATTGGGATTATATAGAGGCTCCTGAAAAGCAGTGCCTATCCGTTAAGCAGCCTCGAACAGAGGTACTTTGGATTAATTACGAGGTTCCCAAGGATGCGATCGCATGGCTGAGCCAACAGAAATCCTCACTGCCGCTTTTCGACTCGCTTCCAGCAACCTGGGACAATCCCTAA
- a CDS encoding type II toxin-antitoxin system HicA family toxin, with protein MNALQKAGFEIVRQRGSYIRMQHEDARVVTIPTHAGKTLGKGLLRKIFRDAELTVEELITLLD; from the coding sequence ATTAATGCCTTACAGAAAGCAGGGTTTGAGATTGTCCGGCAAAGAGGAAGCTATATCCGAATGCAGCATGAAGATGCACGGGTTGTGACAATTCCAACTCATGCTGGGAAGACTCTTGGTAAAGGTTTGCTGAGAAAAATATTTCGGGATGCCGAACTAACTGTTGAAGAGTTGATCACTTTACTGGATTAA
- a CDS encoding FkbM family methyltransferase — MSASVTNQLNLAQQHYQTGNYLEAEAIFRQVVQQHPQQAEALFWLALIADQLGRPLDSIAYYEQVIKLQPTSVEAHGNLGSVFMKVGRLEDAIAHHRESLRLSQNSAKAHYNLAIALYQNNQVEEAIDHYRQAIASMPDYANAHHNLGMALYKQGQVEAALQHYRRAVELEPNHTSARNSLGVALYQQGQLEAAIEQYQQVLAISPGYISAHDNLGIALKQQQKLTEAAVHFQQAIALNPHYANAYINLSNTLREMGRFEEAIVHAQEAMRLQPSNADAHNTYGCILVDLGQFEEAIVAFEAAIQHRPDFADAHLNLGLVLLQLGHFQRGFVEYHWRWSTAQCPDLRYTSALWKGAELHGKTILLTAEQGFGDTIQFARYAPLVAQRGGRVVIACQKPLMRLLSTVPGVSQCVDRDKDDVETHTHTPLLELPWIFGTTLDTIPAQVPYVSPPPDSSLKLKVPPQTRLKVGFVWATNPSNSTSLKRSCPLSHFLSLLDVPGIALYSLQKDAPEADRALLNSEERIQNLGEQLSDFADTAAAIAQLDLVITVDTAVAHLSGALGKPTWTLLPAIPDWRWLLNREDSPWYPTMRLFRQSQPNDWAELFTRVITALQTELSHPRPSFLPNKRFTETFLPIHSSPHPPIHPLHSPTVPSSPPALSLPGSNRLKQCRYGVFLYNPHDQLIGRSLDLYGEWSEGEIKLFQSLIQPGQTVVEVGTDLGAHTIFLAKAAGLQGKVLAFEPQRLGLQCLCANLALNHLTNTFPYAIALGDRAGRLSGIDLAQSLNRPVGGGNYSPEPVQVATLDSFAIAHCHFIKFNVGTRLLPVLQGAAQTLQKTTPILYVVSDRPSPPIDALAYLQAIDYALYWHRPPLYNPDNFCQNSHNVFGSTTLNNVLAFHRSLNITVNGLEPVNISQHPAIK, encoded by the coding sequence ATGAGTGCATCAGTAACAAATCAGTTGAATCTCGCGCAACAGCATTACCAGACGGGGAATTACCTGGAAGCGGAAGCAATTTTTCGGCAGGTGGTGCAGCAGCATCCCCAACAGGCAGAAGCCTTATTCTGGTTAGCGCTGATTGCCGATCAATTGGGTCGTCCGTTGGATAGCATCGCCTATTATGAACAAGTGATCAAGCTGCAACCGACTTCTGTAGAAGCGCATGGCAATCTGGGGTCGGTCTTCATGAAAGTGGGGCGTTTGGAGGACGCGATCGCTCATCATCGGGAATCCCTCCGCCTCAGTCAGAACAGTGCCAAGGCCCATTACAACCTGGCGATCGCGCTTTATCAAAACAATCAGGTTGAGGAAGCGATCGATCACTATCGACAGGCGATCGCCTCCATGCCGGATTATGCCAACGCCCATCATAACCTGGGAATGGCCTTGTATAAGCAGGGTCAAGTGGAAGCAGCACTCCAGCATTATCGTCGGGCGGTGGAATTGGAGCCAAACCATACCAGTGCCCGCAATAGTTTAGGGGTGGCGCTGTATCAACAGGGGCAGTTAGAAGCGGCTATTGAGCAATATCAACAGGTGCTGGCAATTAGTCCTGGCTATATCAGTGCTCACGACAATTTGGGCATTGCGCTGAAGCAACAGCAGAAGTTGACAGAAGCGGCTGTTCATTTTCAGCAGGCGATCGCCCTGAATCCCCATTACGCCAACGCTTACATTAATTTGAGCAATACCCTGCGAGAAATGGGGCGGTTTGAGGAGGCGATCGTTCATGCTCAGGAAGCGATGCGCCTGCAGCCCAGTAATGCCGATGCTCATAATACTTACGGTTGCATTCTGGTAGATCTGGGACAGTTTGAGGAGGCGATCGTCGCGTTTGAAGCGGCCATCCAGCACCGCCCTGACTTTGCTGATGCTCATCTCAATCTCGGTCTGGTTTTGCTGCAACTGGGGCATTTTCAACGGGGGTTTGTCGAATATCATTGGCGCTGGAGTACCGCGCAATGCCCAGATTTGCGCTATACCAGTGCCCTCTGGAAAGGAGCAGAATTGCACGGCAAAACTATTTTGTTAACAGCAGAGCAGGGCTTTGGGGATACGATTCAATTTGCCCGCTATGCTCCCCTGGTGGCTCAACGAGGTGGGCGGGTTGTGATTGCCTGCCAGAAGCCGCTTATGAGGTTGCTATCGACTGTTCCAGGCGTGAGTCAGTGTGTCGATCGAGATAAGGACGACGTGGAAACCCATACCCATACCCCCTTGCTGGAGTTGCCTTGGATTTTTGGTACGACATTAGACACGATTCCAGCCCAGGTTCCCTACGTTAGCCCACCCCCAGATTCCAGCCTCAAGCTCAAAGTGCCCCCCCAGACTCGGCTGAAGGTCGGCTTTGTTTGGGCCACAAATCCCAGCAATTCTACCTCTCTCAAGCGATCCTGTCCGCTGAGCCATTTTTTGTCTCTTCTGGATGTTCCGGGGATTGCGCTCTATAGCCTACAAAAAGACGCTCCAGAAGCCGATCGCGCGCTCCTTAATTCTGAAGAGCGGATTCAAAACCTGGGCGAACAACTCTCTGACTTTGCCGATACGGCGGCTGCGATCGCCCAACTTGATCTGGTGATTACCGTCGATACCGCCGTCGCCCATCTATCCGGTGCGCTCGGCAAACCCACCTGGACATTACTGCCCGCCATTCCTGATTGGCGATGGTTACTGAACCGGGAGGATAGCCCCTGGTATCCCACCATGCGCCTCTTCCGCCAATCCCAACCCAACGACTGGGCCGAACTCTTTACCCGCGTCATCACCGCCTTGCAAACTGAACTCTCCCACCCCCGTCCTTCTTTCCTTCCGAACAAACGTTTCACCGAAACGTTTCTACCCATCCATTCATCTCCCCATCCACCCATCCATCCCCTTCACTCCCCTACCGTTCCATCTTCTCCACCCGCCCTCTCCCTTCCCGGTTCCAACCGTCTGAAACAATGCCGTTATGGAGTTTTTCTCTACAACCCCCATGATCAACTCATTGGCCGATCGCTCGATCTCTACGGAGAATGGAGCGAGGGCGAAATTAAGCTGTTTCAGTCCCTGATTCAACCCGGACAGACAGTTGTAGAAGTAGGAACAGATTTGGGTGCCCATACGATCTTTCTCGCCAAAGCTGCAGGGTTGCAGGGAAAAGTTTTAGCATTCGAGCCACAGCGTTTAGGCTTGCAATGCCTCTGCGCGAACCTCGCTTTGAATCATTTGACGAATACGTTCCCTTATGCGATCGCGCTGGGCGATCGCGCTGGCCGGCTTTCAGGAATCGATCTGGCTCAATCCCTGAATCGACCCGTCGGAGGGGGAAATTACTCGCCGGAACCTGTTCAAGTAGCAACTCTGGATAGCTTTGCGATCGCCCACTGTCACTTCATCAAATTCAATGTGGGAACTCGCCTGTTACCCGTCCTGCAAGGAGCTGCGCAGACATTGCAGAAAACTACTCCGATTCTGTATGTTGTCAGCGATCGCCCCTCGCCTCCGATAGATGCTCTGGCGTACTTGCAGGCGATCGACTATGCCCTCTACTGGCACCGTCCCCCTCTCTACAACCCTGATAACTTCTGCCAGAACTCTCACAATGTCTTCGGTTCAACCACGTTAAATAACGTTTTAGCTTTTCACCGTTCCCTCAATATCACCGTTAATGGCCTGGAACCAGTCAATATCAGTCAACATCCAGCGATAAAATAG
- the rph gene encoding ribonuclease PH → MVWQRPDGRQSNQLRPVSFERQFTRFAAGSVLARCGDTQVLCTATIQPKVPRFLEGKGQGWLTAEYRMLPTATLERQEREFMRLSGRTQEIQRLVGRSLRSTLDMTALGERTIIIDTDVLQADAGTRTTAITGGYVALQDAIQKLLDAGELKRSPLIHQVAAISIGLIQDEALLDLNYEEDVKADTDFNVVMNEKLELIELQGTAEAGAFSRAQLNQILDLAEVGIRQLLELQRQIFA, encoded by the coding sequence ATGGTATGGCAGCGTCCTGATGGTCGGCAGTCCAATCAACTCCGTCCCGTAAGTTTTGAGCGGCAATTTACCCGCTTCGCGGCGGGTTCTGTATTAGCTCGCTGTGGAGACACCCAGGTTCTATGCACGGCGACGATTCAACCCAAAGTTCCCCGATTTTTAGAAGGGAAAGGCCAGGGATGGTTAACTGCGGAATATCGGATGTTACCAACGGCCACTCTGGAACGTCAGGAACGGGAATTTATGCGGCTCTCTGGACGTACCCAGGAGATTCAGCGGTTGGTAGGTCGCAGCCTGCGATCGACGCTAGATATGACTGCTCTGGGAGAACGCACCATTATTATTGATACGGATGTGTTGCAGGCCGATGCTGGAACCCGGACAACTGCCATTACAGGCGGGTATGTGGCCCTGCAAGATGCGATTCAGAAGCTGTTAGATGCAGGGGAATTGAAGCGATCGCCCCTCATTCACCAGGTTGCCGCCATTTCCATTGGTTTGATTCAGGATGAAGCACTGCTGGATTTGAATTATGAAGAGGATGTAAAAGCCGACACAGATTTTAATGTCGTCATGAACGAGAAATTAGAGTTGATTGAATTGCAGGGAACCGCAGAAGCAGGAGCCTTTAGCCGTGCCCAGTTAAATCAAATTCTAGATCTCGCTGAGGTTGGCATTCGGCAGTTGTTGGAGTTGCAGCGACAAATTTTTGCTTAA
- a CDS encoding restriction endonuclease, SacI family, with translation MAEPTEILTAAFRLASSNLGQSLIDDEQVRVRIEYVARNLKNRAGVRLLMACLLAKLHRPEVDVRKPYTEIGEADAFSGRAYDERYITAFINEHNLPCNSTTAFLTPALRNRNVMLTTTLNLVGKPPQLYQYVLELLNEVSNSRIAPDTLLAETIRWLIIDRNEKQRRIEALIQELKTTEGALPLSSEDIVNLIEKHLSLKGTSRLPVLIVASAYQSAQEYLRERVLALQSHNAADVQTGALGDVEITLLEDDRTITTYEMKDKQVTREDIDRALQKLSIRNQRIDNYIFITTGIIDEQVQDYARLLYQETGGTEFVILDCISFIRHFLHLFHRLRSRFLETYQSMILEEPQSAVSQPVKEAFLAMRRAAEAELEAG, from the coding sequence ATGGCTGAGCCAACAGAAATCCTCACTGCCGCTTTTCGACTCGCTTCCAGCAACCTGGGACAATCCCTAATTGATGATGAGCAAGTCAGAGTGCGTATCGAGTATGTGGCTCGTAACTTGAAGAATCGGGCTGGGGTACGGTTGTTGATGGCCTGTTTGCTGGCAAAACTGCATCGGCCTGAAGTAGATGTGAGAAAGCCATATACAGAAATTGGAGAGGCGGATGCTTTCTCAGGGAGAGCTTATGATGAGCGCTATATCACTGCTTTCATCAACGAACATAACCTGCCTTGTAATAGTACAACCGCTTTTCTGACCCCTGCCTTACGCAATCGGAATGTGATGCTGACAACAACTCTCAATCTTGTTGGTAAACCACCTCAGCTCTACCAATACGTGCTTGAGCTACTGAACGAGGTTAGCAACAGCCGAATTGCTCCAGATACTCTTTTAGCAGAAACAATACGCTGGCTGATCATTGATCGCAACGAAAAGCAGCGACGAATTGAGGCGTTGATCCAGGAGCTAAAAACTACGGAGGGCGCTTTACCCCTATCCTCTGAGGATATTGTCAATTTAATCGAGAAGCACTTAAGCCTGAAAGGCACGAGCCGACTACCTGTCCTGATTGTTGCCTCTGCCTACCAATCGGCACAGGAGTATCTGCGTGAGCGGGTTCTTGCGCTGCAATCTCATAATGCTGCCGATGTCCAGACAGGTGCATTAGGTGATGTCGAAATCACTTTACTTGAAGACGATCGAACGATAACGACCTATGAAATGAAAGATAAGCAAGTGACCCGCGAAGACATAGACAGAGCATTACAAAAATTGTCTATAAGGAATCAACGAATCGACAACTACATTTTCATTACCACTGGAATAATTGATGAACAAGTTCAAGATTATGCCCGCTTGTTGTACCAGGAGACGGGAGGAACTGAATTTGTGATTTTGGACTGTATCAGTTTCATCCGGCATTTTTTACACTTATTTCATCGTTTGAGGAGCAGGTTCCTTGAAACGTATCAATCGATGATTTTAGAAGAGCCGCAAAGCGCAGTCAGTCAACCTGTGAAGGAAGCTTTCTTGGCAATGCGGCGGGCAGCAGAAGCAGAGTTAGAGGCAGGTTGA
- a CDS encoding HhoA/HhoB/HtrA family serine endopeptidase, with amino-acid sequence MQRALKMSLFGLTLFTIAASAGCRSLIGDRWPLQQSPLPVQPNSSPALPPAVTSLRPGDPDFVARVVAEVGPAVVRINSSRVVEQQQPFGFGLDPFFGGQGSQERVQRGTGSGFIVSSDGKIFTNAHVVEGADNVAVVLRDGRRFKGDVIGADPTTDVAVVKITADGLPVVKLGDSNALLPGQAAIAIGNPLGLDNTVTSGIISATGRSGADFGNAGSRVDYIQTDTAINPGNSGGPLINSRGEVVGMNTAIIQGASGIGFAIPIATAQRVANQLITKGKVDHLYMGIQMTEITPELKDQVNRSNSGIQINQDQGVVVVAVQPNSPAAQAGMRPGDVIESINGTPIQKSQQVQQQVEATTSGNTLQVTVNRNGQRQNLTVKPAPLPNQPFNR; translated from the coding sequence ATGCAACGCGCTCTCAAAATGTCCCTGTTTGGTCTAACCCTGTTCACGATCGCGGCTAGTGCTGGATGCCGCTCCTTAATTGGCGATCGCTGGCCCCTGCAACAATCTCCCCTCCCTGTCCAACCTAACTCCTCCCCCGCTCTTCCCCCAGCAGTTACCTCCTTGAGACCTGGAGATCCGGATTTTGTGGCCAGAGTTGTAGCCGAGGTGGGGCCAGCCGTGGTGCGGATTAATTCCAGTCGAGTCGTGGAGCAACAACAACCCTTTGGCTTTGGCCTGGATCCGTTTTTTGGGGGGCAGGGTTCCCAGGAACGAGTACAACGGGGAACTGGCTCCGGCTTTATCGTGTCCTCGGATGGCAAAATTTTTACCAATGCCCATGTAGTCGAAGGGGCAGACAATGTGGCGGTCGTGCTGAGAGATGGACGACGCTTCAAGGGCGATGTGATTGGAGCCGACCCTACAACGGATGTGGCGGTGGTGAAGATTACAGCGGATGGCCTGCCAGTTGTCAAATTGGGAGATTCTAATGCCTTGTTACCCGGACAGGCGGCGATCGCGATCGGCAACCCCCTGGGATTGGACAACACCGTGACTTCCGGCATCATCAGTGCCACGGGACGATCGGGCGCTGATTTTGGTAATGCTGGCAGCCGGGTTGATTACATTCAAACCGACACCGCGATTAACCCTGGCAATTCCGGCGGCCCTTTAATCAACTCCAGAGGTGAAGTCGTTGGCATGAATACCGCCATTATCCAGGGCGCATCCGGGATTGGCTTTGCAATTCCGATCGCCACTGCCCAACGAGTCGCCAACCAACTGATCACCAAGGGCAAGGTGGACCATCTGTATATGGGCATTCAGATGACAGAAATCACCCCTGAACTGAAAGATCAGGTGAATCGTAGCAATAGTGGCATCCAGATTAACCAGGATCAAGGAGTCGTAGTGGTTGCCGTTCAACCCAACTCTCCAGCGGCTCAAGCAGGAATGCGCCCCGGTGATGTGATTGAAAGTATCAACGGCACTCCGATCCAGAAAAGCCAGCAGGTGCAGCAACAGGTCGAAGCCACCACCTCCGGCAACACTCTGCAGGTCACCGTCAACCGCAATGGCCAACGACAAAACCTCACCGTGAAACCCGCTCCCCTCCCCAACCAACCCTTCAATCGGTAA
- a CDS encoding helix-turn-helix domain-containing protein, translated as MVGNGSMLEDLNDFIKSNPDARELKRAVAVQMFLKGYKHREIGESIGVSSGFISKWSRIYEQLGVSGLKLGYCGSVGYLEPEQRQAVISWLKHKNYWNLAELQAHIEQEYGVVFDSKQSYYTLWVPSGKNG; from the coding sequence ATGGTTGGAAATGGTTCTATGCTAGAAGACCTGAATGACTTCATCAAGTCTAATCCAGATGCGCGTGAACTCAAACGAGCAGTAGCGGTCCAAATGTTTCTCAAAGGATATAAGCATCGAGAGATTGGGGAGAGTATCGGTGTGAGTTCAGGTTTCATTAGCAAATGGAGTAGGATCTACGAACAGTTGGGGGTTTCTGGGTTGAAACTGGGGTATTGCGGTTCAGTCGGCTATCTAGAACCAGAGCAACGGCAGGCGGTGATTAGCTGGTTAAAGCACAAGAATTACTGGAATCTGGCTGAGTTGCAAGCGCATATTGAACAGGAGTATGGAGTAGTCTTTGACTCCAAGCAAAGTTACTACACCCTGTGGGTGCCAAGCGGAAAAAATGGGTAG
- a CDS encoding helix-turn-helix domain-containing protein, whose translation MVGNGSMLEDLNDFIKSNPDARELKRAVAVQMFLKGYKHREIGESIGVSSGFISKWSRIYEQLGVSGLKLGYCGSVGYLEPEQRQAVISWLKHKNYWNLAELQAHIEQEYGVVFDSKQSYYTLFEQAGISWKKTQKRNPKADPALVEKKTGDYGLVGGASAGDHLGRVGGLL comes from the coding sequence ATGGTTGGAAATGGTTCTATGCTAGAAGACCTGAATGACTTCATCAAGTCTAATCCAGATGCGCGTGAACTCAAACGAGCAGTAGCGGTCCAAATGTTTCTCAAAGGATATAAGCATCGAGAGATTGGGGAGAGTATCGGTGTGAGTTCAGGTTTCATTAGCAAATGGAGTAGGATCTACGAACAGTTGGGGGTTTCTGGGTTGAAACTGGGGTATTGCGGTTCAGTCGGCTATCTAGAACCAGAGCAACGGCAGGCGGTGATTAGCTGGTTAAAGCACAAGAATTACTGGAATCTGGCTGAGTTGCAAGCGCATATTGAACAGGAGTATGGAGTAGTCTTTGACTCCAAGCAAAGTTACTACACCCTGTTTGAGCAAGCTGGGATTAGCTGGAAGAAAACGCAAAAGCGCAATCCGAAGGCAGACCCAGCGTTAGTAGAGAAAAAAACAGGAGATTACGGCTTGGTTGGAGGCGCATCGGCAGGAGATCATCTCGGGCGAGTTGGTGGTCTTCTTTGA
- a CDS encoding prepilin peptidase, translated as MDVLLTVFVYLLVFALGASVGSFLSVVIHRVPAGVSILVPPSRCPVCHHQLKWQENVPILGWIWLKGRCSSCHTTIPARYPLLEAACGAVFVLLFWMFGVSWPTLGYWSFFSWLLGLSLIDIDTMTLPNALTQSGLVAGLIMRGVGGAIATASWTGGLTAGMEGVVGAVVGLWLLDMIAFVGSVALGQTAMGGGDAKLAAMMGAWLGWQQLLLAGFLACVVGAFAGGGAIAIGILNRRQPFPFGPFLALGGIIAAIWGQAIVHLYFQIFFPTV; from the coding sequence ATGGATGTTCTGCTCACAGTCTTTGTTTATTTGCTGGTGTTCGCCCTGGGAGCATCGGTCGGTAGTTTTTTAAGTGTGGTGATTCATCGGGTTCCAGCAGGAGTATCCATTCTGGTTCCTCCCTCTCGCTGTCCAGTCTGCCATCATCAGCTTAAGTGGCAGGAAAATGTGCCGATTTTGGGATGGATTTGGCTTAAAGGTCGCTGCTCAAGTTGTCATACAACCATTCCAGCCCGTTATCCCTTGCTAGAGGCCGCCTGTGGTGCGGTTTTTGTGCTGCTGTTTTGGATGTTTGGAGTGTCCTGGCCAACGTTGGGATACTGGAGCTTTTTCAGTTGGTTATTGGGTTTATCTCTGATTGATATTGATACCATGACCCTACCGAATGCCCTGACGCAATCCGGATTGGTGGCAGGATTGATCATGCGGGGTGTAGGAGGCGCGATCGCCACGGCTTCCTGGACTGGAGGGCTAACGGCTGGCATGGAAGGAGTTGTGGGAGCCGTAGTGGGATTGTGGCTCCTGGATATGATTGCCTTTGTTGGCTCTGTAGCTCTGGGTCAGACCGCAATGGGTGGTGGAGATGCCAAACTAGCAGCCATGATGGGAGCCTGGTTGGGCTGGCAGCAGTTGCTCCTGGCGGGCTTTCTGGCCTGTGTGGTGGGGGCGTTTGCCGGAGGTGGCGCGATCGCGATCGGCATCTTAAATCGCCGCCAACCTTTTCCCTTTGGCCCCTTTCTTGCTCTAGGAGGAATCATCGCCGCCATTTGGGGACAGGCGATCGTTCATCTCTACTTTCAAATTTTCTTTCCCACTGTTTAA